Proteins co-encoded in one Oreochromis aureus strain Israel breed Guangdong linkage group 3, ZZ_aureus, whole genome shotgun sequence genomic window:
- the LOC120438325 gene encoding uncharacterized protein LOC120438325 isoform X3 yields the protein MSAVTASLCSTLMFVLFVSADQKNITAESGQNVTLTCRAPNNNINIVEWSRADLGDKHVLLYRDGRFVPEGQHQSFKNRVDLQDRQMKDGDVSLILKNVTTADSGTYECHVLMGEIHLLKLIIIIYLHVDPPGQTGGQEKDGGNKDGGKEDRRKEDGSVGLKVGLTVSAVLLLIVAGVVGFFKCRKKKLNPADPHVAEHLQPE from the exons ATGTCTGCTGTAACTGCGTCACTCTGCTCCACGCTGATGTTTGTCCTGTTCGTCTCTGCAG accagaaaaacatcacagctgagtctggacagaacgtcactctgacatgtcgagctccaaacaacaacatcaacattgtagagtggagcagagctgacctgggagatAAACATGTGCTTTTGTACCGGGATGGGCGATTTGTTCCAGAAGGCCAGCATcaatcttttaagaaccgggtggatctgcaggacagacagatgaaggatggagacgtgtctttgattctgaagaatgtgacaaCTGCTGATAGTGGAACATATGAGTGTCATGTCTTAATGGGAGAAATACACTTATTGaagctcatcatcatcatctaccttcatgttgatcctccag gtcagacaggaggacaagAGAAGGATGGAGGCAACAAAGATGGAGGAAAGGAAGACAGAAGGAAGGAGGatggatctgttggactgaAAGTTGGTCTGACAGTTTCTGCGGTGCTTCTTCTTATTGTTGCTGGTGTTGTTGGTTTCTTTAagtgcagaaaaaagaaactgaatccTGCTGATCCACATGTAGCAGAGCATCTTCAGCCTGAAT AA
- the LOC120438325 gene encoding uncharacterized protein LOC120438325 isoform X2, with protein MSAVTASLCSTLMFVLFVSADQKNITAESGQNVTLTCRAPNNNINIVEWSRADLGDKHVLLYRDGRFVPEGQHQSFKNRVDLQDRQMKDGDVSLILKNVTTADSGTYECHVLMGEIHLLKLIIIIYLHVDPPGQTGGQEKDGGNKDGGKEDRRKEDGSVGLKVGLTVSAVLLLIVAGVVGFFKCRKKKLNPADPHVAEHLQPE; from the exons ATGTCTGCTGTAACTGCGTCACTCTGCTCCACGCTGATGTTTGTCCTGTTCGTCTCTGCAG accagaaaaacatcacagctgagtctggacagaacgtcactctgacatgtcgagctccaaacaacaacatcaacattgtagagtggagcagagctgacctgggagatAAACATGTGCTTTTGTACCGGGATGGGCGATTTGTTCCAGAAGGCCAGCATcaatcttttaagaaccgggtggatctgcaggacagacagatgaaggatggagacgtgtctttgattctgaagaatgtgacaaCTGCTGATAGTGGAACATATGAGTGTCATGTCTTAATGGGAGAAATACACTTATTGaagctcatcatcatcatctaccttcatgttgatcctccag gtcagacaggaggacaagAGAAGGATGGAGGCAACAAAGATGGAGGAAAGGAAGACAGAAGGAAGGAGGatggatctgttggactgaAAGTTGGTCTGACAGTTTCTGCGGTGCTTCTTCTTATTGTTGCTGGTGTTGTTGGTTTCTTTAagtgcagaaaaaagaaactgaatccTGCTGATCCACATGTAGCAGAGCATCTTCAGCCTGAAT ag